Genomic DNA from Corylus avellana chromosome ca4, CavTom2PMs-1.0:
GAGTGGTATAAAAGGTTTACTTTACTTGTGAGCTTTGCCTGAACTCTTGCTTATTATAGACGTGAATATAAAGGACTATGATATATGATAATAATTGGAAATAATATCATACATAGTCGTTCTATATATATGGTATTATACTCTGTAAGACTATAATTACTTGTATTGTTGATATTGCAGGGAGGTTGGGTTCGAACATAAGGCAAACAGGAGAAATTCTGATCAATGGTCGTAAGCAGGTCCTCGCTTATGGAACTTCGGTATGGAAAGAAGATAATCGCTGGTCcatgcaattttatttatttatttttttttttgacttctttttCCAAGTggatgacttttttatttttttttatttttttttcttctaattaaataagaaaataccGAAAAAGGGTTGATTGTCGAtaacaaattcaaaacaaagaATACAGTGCACAAAGTGGTTAGTAAAACAAAGGGTCACAGGACCCAATTACAAGTAATTTTGGATATTCAAGTCTATAAATCTCGTCATTTTTCGATGTTGAGAGCAGCGTAGGACAAATGGAGGGTGGAGAGAAGGTCGAGATCGGCAGTGTTATGGTGGAGAGCGAGGGAAAACCCAACGAAGTGCGTCGGAGAGGGAACCAGCTAGCGCTATGTTGAGAGGGATATATacaaggaaaaatgaaaaaacagagaaaatcaagaggaagagaaaggaagGGGAAAGAGACCGCGCGATAGAGAGGAGGAGGATGAAAGCCATACCTCCTTTCCAGGGCGGAACTACGTTTTcttataaagtttaaaaaacttacccttaaatttttttaattttacctcCACCAAACTCGATttacttctaaattttttaattttatctctCCAAACTTCAAATGCTAGTTTAACGGTGCATCTTTCCAAAAAGCACTCATAGGAAAAATCGCAATGAAAGAGACTGAAAAGAACCAAATGgttgagagagatagagagagagagagggtttaCTATTTCACTCACTCAAACTCCTGATTTTGGACTTTGTGAGTGTTTGGCCCTTTGTGGGTGTGTATTCTAGGAAATGGTGACCATTTTTGGTGGGCTGCCCACTGCCTACCCGGCCCACCCACCATGTGTAATGAGTTAGGTACGATGCAAGGGTACACGATCGGATCGGATTTGGTTTAAgccataaaataataaataaataaaatgttattataattattttaataatttaaatttgacctcactttatatatatatatatataatttttaaaatattacaaGTCAATCCTAACCAATCTATATCTAGCATGCTTCATTATGCCCTATTTAAACATGGCCCATCAAAACTAAAATCCCACCCGACcactaacaaaatataaaacaaaataaaattattaacctaaacttttaaaaaattaataatttaacatcaatgaaaaattgaaaatctaatAACCTTCAATTGTGTTGGATTTAGGCGTACGTAACACAAGATGACACTCTGATGATGACTTTGACGGTGAGAGAAGCCGTGTACTACTCGGCTCAGCTCCAGCTACCGGACTCCATGACTAAATCGGAGAAGAAGGAGAGAGCAGACACGACTATGAGGGAGATGGGTTTGCAGGAATCAGTGAACACCAGAATTGGCGGGTGGGGAGTGAAAGGCATCAGCGGCGGACAGAAGAGGAGAGTTAGCATTTGCATGGAGATGTTGACGCGCCCGAAGCTTCTGTTTTTGGACGAGCCGACGAGTGGGCTCGACAGTGCAGCGTTGTATTATGTGATGAGTGGAATCGCACGACTCAGTCAGAGAGATGGGGTCAGAAGAACCATTGTCGCCTCCATTCATCAGCCCAGCAGTGAAGTCTTTCAGCTCTTCCACCATCTGTGTCTCCTGTCTTCTGGTAAAACCGTTTATTTTGGTCCTGCTTCTGAAGCAAATGAGGTAaattaaaccctttttttttatataaataaaaaaaaaaaaaaaaattaacacctttttgtaattataacttcaaattatcaatttttataatcttggtatctcattaattaatgaactctttttaatttcatccacatgataatttttgttttattaaatctTAATGGAAGGTACTGAAATGTCTAAAATACccccattttgatttttttaaaaaaaaaattaaaaaattaaaattggcTAGTGACCCATGATGATttacatttgtttttgtttaattttttaattaacgataaatttgtattttaatatattttacaaGGATATAAGAGATATTTCATCTTTTTACTGTTTGATTTAACTTTAAACCCTgtagaataaaattaaaagggaccAAAacccttttttggttttttggtaaTAAAGGAATTAAAACCAGAGATACCgacattgtaaaaattgataattcaaaattaataattgcaaaatcGTCAATATTTTGTGAgggtaaatgaagtttttgcaaaaaaaattagtatttttggaGCATATTAAAGACGGAAAAACGCAACTGATTAGCCACTCTTCTAATTCTATGTACGTAGTTCTTCGCTCTAAGTGGTTTCCCCTGCTCTACTCTCCAAAATCCATCCGACCACTACCTGAAAACCATCAACAAGGATTTCGACAAGGTAAGATTTTCCTCATATTTGATCTTTCTTAGAGATGATACTATACAAATGAGCTCAAAGTCTCTCTATATCGACTTCAAATCTCCGAACAATTTTATATCTAGATTGCTAATAATTTCAACAGAAAATGTGTAAGAGTTTATTTCTctgaacaaaaacaaattgttcGAGACCTGTTTGAGCAGATATACCCTATAAAGATTTTctctcatttaataatcaaattattagcaattgGAACAGCAAAAAAATACTAAGATTGAACAAAAGAATCTTTATAAtgattagaattttttttgttttattaggacATCGAAGAGGGTGTGCCTGGAGCAATATCCGCAGAGGAAGCAATTGAAATACTTATAAGGTCGTATGAATCAACAGGCAGGCGGCAACAAGTAACAAAGGAAGTAGCTGAAATACGTAAACAAGTAAGCAAGTAAATTAGTTAATAGtttaatttagggaaaaatccactttactcATCTGAAGTTTcaagaatttttcaatttgaaccccaaagtttaaaaattggcaatgtacccccctaatgttttaaaaattttcaaattaaaccttccgttattaattttcgtcaaattggacagaaatctatgaaattacataattactctcaggcttttttaaaaaaaaatttcgtccaatttaacggaaattagtaacaaaaggtttaaattgaaaatttttgaaacattagggatgtacattaccaatttttaaaatttggggttcaaattgaaaaactcctaaaacttaggggggtaaagtggattttcccctttaatttatacttttgACATGTAATATTTCCtatattattttgaaatgttttaaaaaattattattatttttaatttttgattttttttttttttgaaaaacaatagtgaaatggaagaaaaaaaatccaatttataaggatatttttaaacatatattaatttttaaatcaaactTTTTacttcctaaaaaaaaaaaaaaaaaattaaatacttcaGAACCACCTAAaatttcacaactttatttttttctccttaaagTTTCTTTGAAAACCGACATAAAGAGACTACACccaaaaactattatttttctctatcatatatcttattatatatttatacatacatAGAAAACATGCGATATATATATGTCTGATATTTTCTGGTGTTTCAGAGCTATGGAGAaatggagaggaagagaaagcgTGCAAGCTTCATTAATCAATGTCTTGTTCTGACAAAAAGATCTTTTGTGAACATGTTTCGTGATTTGGGCTACTATTGGCTGCGGCTAGCAATATATATTGCATTAGCTGTAGGCCTTGGTACTGTGTTTTACAATATTGGGGATGGTGATGGCTCAGTGCAGGTCGTAgaatatataatttcattttattcttGCAAATTAAGGTTACTTGAGAGGATTgaaattgaataatatttttgtgcttttgatTCTTTCAGGCTAGAGGTTCATTGGTGACCTTTATAGCTTCATTTCTGACATTCATGGCCATTGGTGGATTTCCATCCTTTGTGGAGGATATGAAggtattttcaactttttttttttattggttgcAGCTTTTATTGACTTTCCCTTTCCCActttgaccaaaaataaaaaaagctctcttaaataaaagaaaaagatatccACAAAAAAGAACTTAGGAACTATTTGTAGTCAACTTTTgatttccaaaataaaatagagcTTGTTAATTGCTCATATAGCTTCTCATAGCCCCGGTTTATGCCCGCGGCTAGCTCTCTTTTTTATTACTCAATTTATTGTTaagtgagaatgtttttttttaaaaaaaaattagttgacTTCTTTGCTTCTTGCCAATATAAATCATTCGAAatactcaaaatttaaatgttttCTAACATTATATGCAGCGGGGGAGCCACCCCTGGCCTTGGGGGGTTTTAGCCCctccaaaagttaaaaaatgtcataaaattttgaaaatttcttttaaattttaggtaAAACTTAATAAAACTCTCCTTCActttcacatatttttaaacTACCCCCGAAATTcacaaaactctcaattaagagtattggactttcaatttcttttaattattacaTTCCATTAGAATTTTCAGTTACatattgtcaaaattctcaaaatacctttgttttttttaaataaaatataataaaaattataaagattcatatgttttttttttttataaaaagaaaacatattttcaattttttatttatttttattaaaaaacaattggcattttgaaaattttgtcaaaatttaacaaaaaatcataacaaaagaaggtaattgaaagaaattcaaaGCTCAATACCCTTGGGGTCTTTTTGGGATTAAGGGGtgtaaaagtgtttttaacactcaaaaagtccgtttgaagaaaaaagtatccgtttggtaaaataaattaaaagcgtttttaagggtccaaaaaacctcaaaatggccaaaaaaacacttttggcaaaagcttaaaaatgaagcttttgcttaaaagctttttttgacttaaaaacacaatttcttaaacgcaatcttaaacatgctcttagtaaatgaagcttttgctcaaaagctttttttgacttaaaaacactatttttcaaacacaatctcaaacaggctcttagttgagagtttttaaactttgaggtacGTAATGTTAAATTTTAAGGTATGTAGTGTCAAACTTAAGTAAAAGTTTATAGGGAGTTTTATAAACTTTGCCTTAAACTTTAAGTATCTTTATGAAATGTACcttccaaaattaatttttaccccaaaaattttattttttttttagttttgtcccccGCCTTCTCCTAAAATTCTAGTCCCGCCCCTGATTATATACAACTTCTCTTAAACTTTTCTTCAACCTTGATCCAGATATTTGAAAGAGAAAGATTAAACGGGCATTATGGTGCTACTGCATTTGTAATCAGCAACACACTCTCTGCCCTCCCATACCTTGTCCTGGTTTCAGTCATTCCTGGAGCAATTGCTTATTTCCTCCCTGGCCTTCGCAGCGGCCTACAATTCTTTCTCTACTTTGCTCTTGTGCTTTTTGCTTCCATGGTGCTGGTGGAGAGCCTGATGATGATTGTTGCAAGCATCGTGCCCAATTACCTCATGGGCATAATAACTGGTGCAGGAATTCAAGGCCTAATGATCTTGGTCGGTGGATTCTTCAGATTGCCAAACGATCTTCCAAAGCCATTGTGGAAATACCCTTTGCATGAAATCGCTTTTCACAAGTATGCCTACCAAGGAATGTTCAAAAACGAGTTTGGAGGGAAAATGTTTCCCAATCACCAAAATGGAGATGATATTCTGAGAAACACGTGGCATGCTGAAATGGGTTATTCCAAGTGGGGTGATCTTGCCGTTTTGCTAGGGATGATTGCCTTTTATCGACTTCTGTTTCTGGGCATTGTAAAGGGTACCGAGAAGTTCAAGCCTTTGATGATTAAGGCTTTCATGTCAAAGAAAAATACGCAGGTTATGATGAATCCTTCTTCTACACCCTTGCATGGAGGGAAGCTGTAGGGCTTGTTTGGTAATGGTGTAGGTTTCTTAAAGCTGCTTTTGGTGTGGGGGGAGTTGCTGTGTAGATCGATCAGTAGCTGAGAAAGCTAGCTGTTTGGTGTATTTTGCAAAATGTAAAAACTAGTATTAGCAGTTGAATGCATGCTTTATAAATGTTGTAGTGTCTGAGATTATCGAAGCAGACATAATTATCTAAAAGATGCTAGCGGCTTTGTTTGAAAGCCTTTTCCCTTAAGCCCTGTACGTGATATAGATTAAtgtggaaaaaagaaaaaaagtaagaatgtttgattaaaaaaaaata
This window encodes:
- the LOC132179748 gene encoding ABC transporter G family member 1-like, with protein sequence MASLFPSTPHPNTDPEINVALEIETGNPVQNKRDVDAFKTATVQRRSEDGVFLTWEDLYVTVSNGKNGTKVILQGLTGHARPGELLAIMGPSGCGKSTLLDALAGRLGSNIRQTGEILINGRKQVLAYGTSAYVTQDDTLMMTLTVREAVYYSAQLQLPDSMTKSEKKERADTTMREMGLQESVNTRIGGWGVKGISGGQKRRVSICMEMLTRPKLLFLDEPTSGLDSAALYYVMSGIARLSQRDGVRRTIVASIHQPSSEVFQLFHHLCLLSSGKTVYFGPASEANEFFALSGFPCSTLQNPSDHYLKTINKDFDKDIEEGVPGAISAEEAIEILIRSYESTGRRQQVTKEVAEIRKQSYGEMERKRKRASFINQCLVLTKRSFVNMFRDLGYYWLRLAIYIALAVGLGTVFYNIGDGDGSVQARGSLVTFIASFLTFMAIGGFPSFVEDMKIFERERLNGHYGATAFVISNTLSALPYLVLVSVIPGAIAYFLPGLRSGLQFFLYFALVLFASMVLVESLMMIVASIVPNYLMGIITGAGIQGLMILVGGFFRLPNDLPKPLWKYPLHEIAFHKYAYQGMFKNEFGGKMFPNHQNGDDILRNTWHAEMGYSKWGDLAVLLGMIAFYRLLFLGIVKGTEKFKPLMIKAFMSKKNTQVMMNPSSTPLHGGKL